DNA from Deltaproteobacteria bacterium:
TATTCAGGATTCGCCGCATAGCCATCGAAGAAATGCTCAGCATCAAAAAAGACCTGATCAACACGCTTTTTGAGGTACGCAATGGAATCACTAATAACTTCCAGATTGGCTTTCTTAGAAATACGGAGGTCGTCACGGACATGCAGATCCCATGTCTTCCCAACGATAGTCACAACTGGGGTGTCAGCTTTGAGCAGCAAACGAATGTTCAGATCATCACCAGCAGCGATATTCGCTCGCCGTGTCGAGCCAAAAGCGGCCACTTTGGCGTGACGCAAATGGAGCTTCTTCACCGCATGAAAAAACTCTTCATCTCGTGGATTCGAACCTGGCCACCCCCCCTCGATGAAATCAATCCCGAAGGCATCCAGTTTCTCGGCGATCCGCAGTTTATCCTCAAGCGTCAAAGAGACATCTTCTGATTGACAGCCGTCTCGTAGCGTCGTGTCATATAAGGCAATACGTTTCATGAACCCCTCACTTCGCTCCGGGAATAAAGGCATCGTGCAAGACACGAACTGCAAGTTCCGTGTACTTCGCTGCGACCACAACCGAAATCTTAATTTCTGAGGTCGAAATCATCTGGATATTGATGCCTTCACGGGCCAGGAGTTGAAACATCTGGGCAGCAACACCAGCATGACTCCGCATCCCCAGCCCGACGATCGACACTTTCGCCACATCAGGATCGAAATTCACTCCCTGTGCACCGACCTCTGCCATCAGGGCCTTCATCTGTGAGAGTGCTTTTGGCGCGTCGCCTTTTGGTACCGTAAAGGTCATGTCGGTTGAGCCATCGGCACTCGCATTTTGAATGATCATATCCACAACGATATTCTCAGCCGCAATCGTACCAAAAACCTTAGCGGCTAACCCTGGACGATCAGGGACATGCAGCAGCGTAATTTTTGCTTGATCAAGATCGGAAGTGACTCCCGAAACTGTTACTTCTTCCATGCTGGGCTCCTCTTGGACTAGCCACGTACCTTCATCAGGCGAAAAACTCGATCGCACATGCACTGGCACTTGATAGCGTTTGGCGAACTCAACGGAACGAATCTGCAAAACTTTTGCGCCAAGACTGGCAAGTTCGAGCATCTCATCGTAGGAAATGCGGTGCAGTTTACGCGCCTGTGGGCAGATGCGTGGGTCAGCACTGTAGACACCATCAACATCGGTATAAATCTCACACACATCAGCTTTAGCCGCCGCGGCGATAGCCACCGCGGTCGTATCCGACCCACCGCGACCAAGGGTGGTAATATTATCGTTCTCATCCACCCCTTGGAAACCGGCAATAACAACGATGTTTCCTTGTTCAAGGCCAGACATGAGCCGGTCGGTCTTGATCGTTTTAATACGAGCTCGACCATGCGCACTGTCAGTCTCGATGTGGACTTGATGTCCCAGCAAAGAGAACGCCGGGTAGCCCATATCTTTGAGTGCCATCGCGAGCAAAGCAACAGTGACCTGCTCGCCTGTCGAGACAAGGACATCGCTTTCACGCTCATTGGGTTGCGCCGACACTTCCTTTGCTAACGCCAGCAAACGATTGGTTTCCCCACTCATCGCGGAAACCACCACAGCAACGTGATGACCGGCATCACGAGTGGCCGCGACGCGTTTGGCAACGCCCTTGATCCGTTCAACTGAACCAACTGATGTCCCACCGTATTTTTGCACTACCAACATAAAGTGAACCTGAATAAAAATAAGAGCGGTGCAGGTACCGCTCTCAAATTGCTTATACCTTACCTGCCACAGCCTGCTCTGTCAGTAGCTGTTGCAGCATTTGTTCGTACCGTTTCCCAACAGCCGTCACCGTCAATCCTCGTGTTTCTTCTCCGGTGATGCGCAGGGCCACTAATACGTATTCCGTGACGATACCGACGGAAAGATACTGGAACCATTCGATGGTCGTCACACCATTGCCGAAGAGGTACTCTTCAAGGCCAAGCCCTTCGCTGTCCCCGCCTTCTAAACGATAGAGGTCGATGTGATACAGCGGGAGTCTTCCCGTATAATGTTCCGCGATCAGAGTAAAGGTCGGGCTGTATGTGTCATGTTCGTCAAGGCCGAGCCCGCTTGCCAGCCCTTTGACGAAACACGTTTTCCCGGCACCAAGATCACCATCCAGCCCAATTATGGCACCAGGTGTTAACAACTGCGCGAAGCGAGCAGCAAAAGCTTTTGTTTCCTCGGCAGAGTTCACTATTATTTCATACGTCATGCCCTGTCACTGTAACTGTTTGGCCACCGAGACGTAAGGCACGTATCCCATCCGGTAAGCGATCGATCAGATCGCGCGCGATGATTCCCACCTCCCCTTTCTCCTCGGCCGCACGATCCCCCACATAGCCATGCAGGAAGACACCAAGCTGACAGGCCAGCGCTGGAGGATACCCTTGTGCCAATAAGCCGCCAATGATTCCTGTCAATACATCGCCCATACCCCCACTTGCCATGCCAGGGTTACCGGTAGGGTTCACCCAGGCTTTTCCATCAGGGGTAGCAATCACTGTTCGTGATCCTTTGAGAATCAAGTAACAACCATACTCACGGGCGAAGTTTCGGGCCAGGTCTAATCGCTGCGACTGCACCTCAGCGTTGTTGACTTTCACCAAACGTGCCATCTCTCCAGGATGCGGAGTGAGAATGACTGGGACCTTCGCTTGACGAAGCCCCGACAGGTCTGTCGCCAGACAATTGAGCCCATCGGCATCGATGAGTAAAGGAACCGTACTGTTCGATAAGAGCCATTGAGACACGCCAATCGTGTCATTGGACACTCCAATGCCAGGTCCAAAGGCGATAGCGCTTTTCCCTCGGACCGCATCAGCCAGGGCATGGGCATCCAGTGCAAAGCTACCATCTTCTCGCTCAGGCATCGGGATGGTCATCGTTTCAATCAAAGCTGTCGAAAAAATGCTGTTCAGCGAAGCTGGCCCAGCAAGGGTGACTAATCCAGTTCCTACGCGTAAGGCAGCACCACCACTGAGAAGCGCAGCCCCACTCTTTCCGCGTGAACCCGCAAGTACGAGCAGATGGCCAAAATCGCCTTTGTGGGAATCCACCGTACGTGGTCGTATGAGTGCCCCAACCGACTCATGCGAGAGCAGCATGGTTTGCGGGCTGACAGCCGCCAGCGCTGCGGGCGCAATGCCGATATCGACCGTTTCTAACCGTCCGACATACGGCAGTGCCGACGGCTGCACCAGGCCAAGTTTTGGATAGCCGAAGGTCACTGTCAGTGCAGCATGGATGGATGCTCCCAGTGGCACTCCATGATCAGTATCGAGTCCAGACGGGGTATCAACAGCGATAACAGGGATATTGCTTGCGTTGAGCATAGCGATTAACTCGGCCATCAGCCCTTGCACCGGCGCACTCAGGCCAGTACCAAGTAACGCGTCGACAACGAGACCACAACGGTTCAACTTCTTCCGTACGATGTCGAGTTGGTCAGTCGTAGTCACTTCACTGATACGGCCACGCATACGCGCAAAGGCGTGCAAGTTGCGTAGCGCATCGCCTTTCACTTCACTCTTTTTGGCAGTAAGAACGACCTCGCACGACAGGCCTGCCTTTTTCAGCAGTCGTGCCATGACAAATCCATCACCACCATTGTTGCCTTTACCAGCAACCACAAGAGCCGACTTCTTGCGTAAATGAGGAAAAGCTCTGAGTAACGCGGCAGTCGCGCCAGCACCTGCACGTTCCATGAGCACATGGCCTGGGGTTCCATGTTCAATCGTCAACCGATCTAACTCGCGCATTTGTTGCGCCGTGACCAGGTACAACGAGGCGAGCTGAGAGTTTTGCGATTCGGAGTTCTCCACCCAGGTGGGAATACTGACTTGGGCAACAGAGATCAAGGGGAAGCAAGAGAAAACCGCGGAATCTCACTGACAGCCCCTTCGCTTCACTCAAAGCAATAGGACTACATCAAACCACAGCAGATTGGTACAACAGCGGTGTCACCCTGAGTGCAACGCAGGGTCTCGTAGAGAGATTCTTCGCTCCGCTCAGAATGACAGGAGCGAGAGGTCTGCGCATCACGTGTCCGAATGGCCTGTGATCCGATTTCGGATGCTCAACTTTGGTGGTTCGATGGAGAGGCAAAGGTTATTCGCCCCTCCATGTATTTCATCATCGTCAGCGAGAGATTTATGCACCAAGATGCACGCGAACCGTCTCCGCAACTTCCTCAGCGCAGGTCTGTACGACCGTCTCATCTTCACCTTCAACCATCACTCGCACGAGCGGCTCGGTTCCGGAGTAGCGCACCAGGAGACGCCCACGTTCTCCAAGTGTTCCCTGGATACGTGCCATTGTTTTGGCGACAGGCTCAACCGTCGTCAGATCACGTCGTTCGCGGACTTTGACATTGATAAGCTGCTGCGGATACCGTTGGACGACTTTCTTGAGTTCTGACAGTGGTCGTTGACGTTGGAGCACGACTGCCAAAAGAGTGAGCAACGTCACCATACCATCACCAGTTGTATTGGCGTCCAGTAACACAATATGTCCCGACTGCTCGCCGCCAAGGTTATACCCGCCTCGCAACATTTCTTCGACGACATAACGATCACCAACCGCTGTCCGTACCAAATGGGCACTCATTTTTTTCAGCGCCACTTCGAGGCCGAGATTACTCATCACCGTACCGACGACCGTATCGCGCTGCAGCGTTCCGTTCCGCAGCATCTCTGACGCGATAATCCCCATGATGGCATCACCATCAACGACCTCTCCAGTCTCGTCGACAAGAATGGCCCGGTCTGCATCACCATCAAGGGCAACGCCAATTTGGGCACCGGTCTCGCGAACCAGTCGCTGCACGTGTTGCGGATGTAATGCGCCACAGTCTTGATTGATGTTCTCTCCATTCGGTTCGACCCCAAGGGCAGTCACGTGCGCGCCTAATTCCGCCAATACTTCTGGAGCCAGTTTGTACGCTGCACCATTCCCGCAGTCGATAACGACTTTCACCCCTTCGAGTGTCAGTTGCCGAGGAAAAGCCGATTTCACAAAAACATTATAGCGACCAAGCGCATCATCCACGCGGTGGGCTTTGCCAATCGCCGTAGCCGTCGGTCGCAGATGATCGATCTTCTGATCAACGACAAGAGATTCGATCTCATCCTCAACTTCATCAGGGAGTTTGAATCCATCGCGTGAGAAAACTTTGATGCCATTATCTTGGAAAGGATTGTGGGAGGCAGAAATCACCACACCCGCATCTGCTCGCAAACTGCGCGTCAAAAAAGCGATACCAGGAGTGGGGATGGGCCCCACCAGCAAGGCATCAACCCCCATAGAGCAAATTCCCGACGCTAATGCGGTCTCCAGCATATAGCCAGAGAGACGGGTATCTTTGCCGATGAGGATCTTATGTCGCCCTGGATGGGCCCGAAAGGTATGAGCTAATGCACGACCAACGCGCAATGCTGTTTCTACAGTCATCGGTTCAACATTGGCAACACCGCGGATACCATCAGTGCCGAAAAGTCGTGGACGTGTAGCTTTACCATTTTTTTCTGTTCCCTTTGCACTTGTCATCGGTGGACTCCTGAGGTTTAGACTTTGCCATCGTTCCGAGGTTTCGGGGGTTTCTTTTTGTTGTCGTCCAATAATCGGACCTCCACCTTCTCGGGATCTTGTGCAACTAACTCGATCCCCGGTGGCAATACGATAGAGAGGCGAACTGTCACTCTCCCCGGCCCCTGTCCATTCGTATCGGCAAAGACATGTTCTTCATTAAGCACGAAATTTTCGATCAGCCGCTGTGGACCACGCACAGTCACAGTCGCCGTTGCAGGGCGAAGCTCGGCCCGAGAGGTGTCATTCTTGACCGCGATCTTGATGTGACGAAACTCGCGCGTCGATATGACCTCTTCAATCCCAATGCGGACTTGCACGCGATCGCGACTGAAGGACACAAATCCTTCTTCTGGCCCACGCAAAGTCAGGTCTCGGGTCATGGACTGCGTGAGGGGACTTAAATCTAATGTGTCAGTAAGCACCGTACGAATTTTTTCGATTTGTGGCGCAGGGCCGGTTATCTCAATGCGGTCCGGATTCACCTCTGTTTCTTTAACGATATATCCTCGCGGTGGGTTACCCATCAGTTCCAGTTGGACAGGAACAATCTGCTTAATGATTTGCGCGATAGTCAGATTCACTTGCGCCGGGTTGATACGGACCAGGCGTACCCCACGTGGAAGATTCAGCATGTCAGCAGTAATGCGAAAGGACGCCAATCCTGGCCGCACTTCGCTGAGGTCGAGTTTGATCTTCTTTGACGTCAGTTGTCCTAACAACGAACGGGGACCGCGGAGGCGAAGGTCGACATATTCGTCACGAGGGCCACTAATGATCAATTGTGTTGACAAATTGTGAAATTCAACTGGGACGACAAGCGTCTTCTCAGCATCCCGTTCGGCATAGTTCACGAAGAGCCATAAGCCACAGGCAAAGGCAATCGAGAACAGTTTCAACCGTCCGTTGCCGATGATGCGTTTACTGCGTCGTTTGATGTCCCATTTCATGAGTAAATAGTTGTTGTAGGGCCGTTCTCAATGCACCAGTATCAAGGTCTCGAGTAATACGACCTTCACGGACAAGTGAGGCCGTTCCCCCTTCTTCTGATACCACAACCACCACAGCATCGGTTTCCTCAGTAATACCAATCGCGGCACGGTGACGCGTCCCGAGGGTTTTCGCTACGTTGGGATTCGTCGTCAGTGGCAGAATACACCCTGCGGCCGCAACTCGCCCGCGGCGAATAACGAGCGCCCCATCATGCATCGGTGCAGCAGGTACAAAAATACTCTCGACTAACTCCTTGCTCAGTCTCGCATCAATCGTCGTTCCGGCTTCCATGTAATCATTCAAGCCCACTTCTCGCTCCAGGACGATGAGTGCACCGATGCGACGATCAGCAAGTCGTGAGGTAGCGCGGGTTAACTCCTCAAGCATCGGGCCGTACATGCTCTGCTCCTTGAAACCAAAAAACGGATTGCGCCCAACCTCAGTCAGCGCCCGTCGGATGTCGTTTTGAAACAGGACAACAATGACCAGGAGAATAGAGGTCAGAAAATTGTCGAGAATCCAATTCAGCGTATACAGTTCGAGCACTTGCGAGAGCAAGTAGGTTCCGAACAAGATCACGAGCCCTATCAGCATTTGCACAGCGCGCGTACCGCGGATCAGCAGGCTGATCCAGTACACCACAATGGCAATGAGCGCCACATCAACCGCATCTTGCCAACGAAGCTGAGTCAATAGGTCAGTCATGATCGTGAGTATCCAGCGTGCGGCCCACCACACCGCCACCCCACGCGTGATAGATAAAGACTGGCGGGAAAGCTCGCCTGTGTTCGTTATTCCTCTAGAGCGTTTGCCGTTCTGGCACCGCCCCAGAAGACCTTACCCAAAGGACCCTACTCACCCACAATCAGGCGTTGGCAAAAGGCACGCTTACGAGGCCGCAGGTTGCGCCTCTCCTGCGACTCCGTTGCTTGATCCGAAGGTGCGAAGAATCTCGTCAATCTCATTACCGTCAAGCACTTCTTTCTCGAGCAGTACAGCAGCCATTTTATGCAGAATATCGAGATTCGTACGCAATAAACGCTTGGCACGTTCGTAAGCGTCCTTAAGAATGCGACGAACTTCACTATCAATCTCAATAGCGGTTTGCTCGGAATAATCCTTGGTTTGGGTAAAATCCCGACCAAGAAAGATTTGTTCCTCTTTCTTACCAAAGGTCATAGGCCCGAGATTTTCACTCATTCCCCACTCGCACACCATGCGTCGAGCAAGGTCCGTCGCTTTCTCGATATCATCGCCAGCACCAGTTGTGACCTGCCCTGAAGACAACTCTTCGGCAACCCGACCACCAAACATAATCGCGATTCGATCATAGATGTATTCTCGCGACCACGTATGGCGATCGTCCATTGGTACTTGTTGGGTCACTCCCAATGCCATGCCACGCGGAATAATGGTTACTTTATGCACGGGATCAGTATCAGGGATAAGTTTAGCTACCAGGGCATGACCGGCTTCGTGATAGGCGGTGCTGCGGCGCTCTTCCGTACTCAGGATCATACTCCGGCGCTCAGCCCCCATGAGGACTTTATCTTTTGACAGCTCAAAGTCCTGCATGTCAACTTTATCTTTATTCTTCCGTGCAGCTAACAACGCAGCTTCGTTCACCAAATTCTCCAGGTCAGCACCAGAAAACCCAGGCGTACTGCGTGCAAGCTGAGTGATGTCGACTCCATCAGCAAGAGGCACCCGGCGACTATGCACGCGCAGAATTTCTTCACGTCCACGGACATCAGGGCGTGGAACGACGACGCGACGATCAAAGCGGCCAGGTCTCAATAATGCCGGATCCAGAACATCAGGCCTGTTCGTGGCAGCAATGAGGATCACACCTTCATTGGTCTCGAAGCCATCCATCTCGACCAACAGTTGGTTCAGTGTCTGCTCACGTTCATCATGGCCTCCCCCGAGCCCAGCACCACGATGCCGACCAACGGCGTCTATCTCATCAATGAAAATAATGCATGGTGCCTGTTTCTTGCCTTGCACGAACAAGTCGCGCACCCGAGAGGCACCAACACCAACAAACATTTCAACAAAGTCAGAGCCGCTGATGGAGAAGAAGGGCACACCAGCTTCGCCAGCAATCGCACGGGCAAGGAGTGTCTTCCCGGTCCCTGGAGCACCAACTAACAACACGCCTTTAGGAATACGACCACCAAGTCGGGTGAATTTTTTAGGGTCCTTCAGAAAGGCAATAATCTCTTCAAGCTCTTGCTTGGCTTCTTCAACCCCAGCAACATCGTTAAACGTAATGCGATGTTGGTTTTCGGTTAACAACTTCGCCCGGCTCTTACCGAATGACATCGCTTTTCCACCCCCCATTTGCATCTGGCGCATGAAGAACACCCAGACACCAATGAGGAGGAGCATCGGGAACCATTGTACAAGTAGCGTAATATACCACGGTTCACCGTCTTCCGGTCGGGCTTCGATACGGACCCCTTTCTCCCGCAATGTCTTAATAAGTTCGGGGTCTTCGGGAGCAAACGTCTTAAACCGGTCATCGTTTTTCAATTCCCAGTGGATCGTTTTTCCCTGAATGAGGACTCTCGCAACCTCGCCTTTTTCGACCGAGGCATAGAAGTCACTGAATGGACGCTCTGGCTCGCGCAGTTGCTGACGATTGAAAACATTAAACAGCACCAGGAACACGAGTCCCAACAAGAGCCATAAAGCAAGATTGTGTGAAACTTTATTCACTCCTTTCCCCTTTCATCCAACGCTGACAGCCTAACATAGTTTTTATTTCTCCGGCAATGGGATAACCGTCACTCGACACACCCGTCGCGTCGTTACAGAAATCTTCGCCACCTCGCCACGCACGCACCCAGGAACCCAAGCAAGAAGATCGCCCACCTGAATCAAAGGCAAAGATCGTCGGAGCAGAGGAGGAACTTTAGTATCGATGAACACATCGTGGATCTTTTTTTGTCCACCAAGGCCTAATGGCGCGATCCGATCGCCCGGCTGGTAATTACGGACGAGTACTTGTTCAGGACACGCATCTATATCAAACAAGGCTTGCCACACATCCCTGGAGCGGGCATTACTCGTCCCTTCGTTCCATGCAAAAGGAAGCGACATGCTCACCCGCCATCCCCCGTCAGGTACGTCGACCTCCTGCCCGGGCTGTAAGGGGTAACGATAGGAACGCATGGGTAATTTCTGGTGAGCGAGGGCAGGTTTCTTTTCCAGGACAAGCTGTTGCGCCTCGCGCCGCACGGACATCCCACCGGGGAGATCGATGGATGTTCGTTGCCGCCCTAATGCTAGTGCATGTACACCAGCAAGATGGGAAAAACTGACGTCATGAATCGCGGGATCGCTCTCAATCCATTGACGTAAAATGCGCACTTGTAAGCCTTCGGGTTCCTGGGCAAGTCTGGTAAGCGACAGGACCGATTGGGACTCTTGTACACGCGCACGGGAAGCGGTTGTCATCTGTTCAAGCCACTCTTCTTCCGCGCGAAAGACCGTCGCCATATTCGCCAGGTGCTCACGCACCCGCGGAGAAAACTCTTGTTCGAGTAATGGTAACAAACGGTGACGAATCTTATTACGGGTATGACGGAGATCGGTATTGCTGCTATCTGTCACATAGGGCAGTTGCTGAGCTGCGAGGAACTGTATGACGTCGTGGCGTGAACACTCAAGCATGGGGCGAATAATCCAACCGTCACGGAACGGGGGGATGCCAGCTAATCCTCGTCGTGCACTGCCACGCAAACAACGAAACAACACGGTCTCGGCCTGATCGTCACGCGTATGCGCCAGCGCAACGGCATTCAGTGCCAACTCGTCTCGCATCCGACGAAAAAACTGATATCGCGCCTCACGAGCCCAGGCCTCAATCCCAGTGCGTTTGCTCGGTGGAGCCAGCTGTTCGACGATACAGGGAATCTGCCAGCGTTGGCAGAGAGATTCAACGAATTGCTGTTCGTCATCAGCCTCAGACCGCAGTCGGTGATTTACATGTAACACATGCAAGGTGAAGCTGCGTACAGGCAGCAGAGAAACCAGTGCGGCGAGGAG
Protein-coding regions in this window:
- a CDS encoding aspartate kinase, translating into MLVVQKYGGTSVGSVERIKGVAKRVAATRDAGHHVAVVVSAMSGETNRLLALAKEVSAQPNERESDVLVSTGEQVTVALLAMALKDMGYPAFSLLGHQVHIETDSAHGRARIKTIKTDRLMSGLEQGNIVVIAGFQGVDENDNITTLGRGGSDTTAVAIAAAAKADVCEIYTDVDGVYSADPRICPQARKLHRISYDEMLELASLGAKVLQIRSVEFAKRYQVPVHVRSSFSPDEGTWLVQEEPSMEEVTVSGVTSDLDQAKITLLHVPDRPGLAAKVFGTIAAENIVVDMIIQNASADGSTDMTFTVPKGDAPKALSQMKALMAEVGAQGVNFDPDVAKVSIVGLGMRSHAGVAAQMFQLLAREGINIQMISTSEIKISVVVAAKYTELAVRVLHDAFIPGAK
- the tsaE gene encoding tRNA (adenosine(37)-N6)-threonylcarbamoyltransferase complex ATPase subunit type 1 TsaE, producing the protein MTYEIIVNSAEETKAFAARFAQLLTPGAIIGLDGDLGAGKTCFVKGLASGLGLDEHDTYSPTFTLIAEHYTGRLPLYHIDLYRLEGGDSEGLGLEEYLFGNGVTTIEWFQYLSVGIVTEYVLVALRITGEETRGLTVTAVGKRYEQMLQQLLTEQAVAGKV
- a CDS encoding NAD(P)H-hydrate dehydratase, with protein sequence MRELDRLTIEHGTPGHVLMERAGAGATAALLRAFPHLRKKSALVVAGKGNNGGDGFVMARLLKKAGLSCEVVLTAKKSEVKGDALRNLHAFARMRGRISEVTTTDQLDIVRKKLNRCGLVVDALLGTGLSAPVQGLMAELIAMLNASNIPVIAVDTPSGLDTDHGVPLGASIHAALTVTFGYPKLGLVQPSALPYVGRLETVDIGIAPAALAAVSPQTMLLSHESVGALIRPRTVDSHKGDFGHLLVLAGSRGKSGAALLSGGAALRVGTGLVTLAGPASLNSIFSTALIETMTIPMPEREDGSFALDAHALADAVRGKSAIAFGPGIGVSNDTIGVSQWLLSNSTVPLLIDADGLNCLATDLSGLRQAKVPVILTPHPGEMARLVKVNNAEVQSQRLDLARNFAREYGCYLILKGSRTVIATPDGKAWVNPTGNPGMASGGMGDVLTGIIGGLLAQGYPPALACQLGVFLHGYVGDRAAEEKGEVGIIARDLIDRLPDGIRALRLGGQTVTVTGHDV
- a CDS encoding phosphoglucosamine mutase, whose protein sequence is MTSAKGTEKNGKATRPRLFGTDGIRGVANVEPMTVETALRVGRALAHTFRAHPGRHKILIGKDTRLSGYMLETALASGICSMGVDALLVGPIPTPGIAFLTRSLRADAGVVISASHNPFQDNGIKVFSRDGFKLPDEVEDEIESLVVDQKIDHLRPTATAIGKAHRVDDALGRYNVFVKSAFPRQLTLEGVKVVIDCGNGAAYKLAPEVLAELGAHVTALGVEPNGENINQDCGALHPQHVQRLVRETGAQIGVALDGDADRAILVDETGEVVDGDAIMGIIASEMLRNGTLQRDTVVGTVMSNLGLEVALKKMSAHLVRTAVGDRYVVEEMLRGGYNLGGEQSGHIVLLDANTTGDGMVTLLTLLAVVLQRQRPLSELKKVVQRYPQQLINVKVRERRDLTTVEPVAKTMARIQGTLGERGRLLVRYSGTEPLVRVMVEGEDETVVQTCAEEVAETVRVHLGA
- a CDS encoding TIGR00159 family protein; amino-acid sequence: MTDLLTQLRWQDAVDVALIAIVVYWISLLIRGTRAVQMLIGLVILFGTYLLSQVLELYTLNWILDNFLTSILLVIVVLFQNDIRRALTEVGRNPFFGFKEQSMYGPMLEELTRATSRLADRRIGALIVLEREVGLNDYMEAGTTIDARLSKELVESIFVPAAPMHDGALVIRRGRVAAAGCILPLTTNPNVAKTLGTRHRAAIGITEETDAVVVVVSEEGGTASLVREGRITRDLDTGALRTALQQLFTHEMGHQTTQ
- a CDS encoding ATP-dependent metallopeptidase FtsH/Yme1/Tma family protein, which produces MNKVSHNLALWLLLGLVFLVLFNVFNRQQLREPERPFSDFYASVEKGEVARVLIQGKTIHWELKNDDRFKTFAPEDPELIKTLREKGVRIEARPEDGEPWYITLLVQWFPMLLLIGVWVFFMRQMQMGGGKAMSFGKSRAKLLTENQHRITFNDVAGVEEAKQELEEIIAFLKDPKKFTRLGGRIPKGVLLVGAPGTGKTLLARAIAGEAGVPFFSISGSDFVEMFVGVGASRVRDLFVQGKKQAPCIIFIDEIDAVGRHRGAGLGGGHDEREQTLNQLLVEMDGFETNEGVILIAATNRPDVLDPALLRPGRFDRRVVVPRPDVRGREEILRVHSRRVPLADGVDITQLARSTPGFSGADLENLVNEAALLAARKNKDKVDMQDFELSKDKVLMGAERRSMILSTEERRSTAYHEAGHALVAKLIPDTDPVHKVTIIPRGMALGVTQQVPMDDRHTWSREYIYDRIAIMFGGRVAEELSSGQVTTGAGDDIEKATDLARRMVCEWGMSENLGPMTFGKKEEQIFLGRDFTQTKDYSEQTAIEIDSEVRRILKDAYERAKRLLRTNLDILHKMAAVLLEKEVLDGNEIDEILRTFGSSNGVAGEAQPAAS
- the tilS gene encoding tRNA lysidine(34) synthetase TilS — its product is MVTSRLRQKIGAALDQLLPETRNITLGVAVSGGPDSVALLAALVSLLPVRSFTLHVLHVNHRLRSEADDEQQFVESLCQRWQIPCIVEQLAPPSKRTGIEAWAREARYQFFRRMRDELALNAVALAHTRDDQAETVLFRCLRGSARRGLAGIPPFRDGWIIRPMLECSRHDVIQFLAAQQLPYVTDSSNTDLRHTRNKIRHRLLPLLEQEFSPRVREHLANMATVFRAEEEWLEQMTTASRARVQESQSVLSLTRLAQEPEGLQVRILRQWIESDPAIHDVSFSHLAGVHALALGRQRTSIDLPGGMSVRREAQQLVLEKKPALAHQKLPMRSYRYPLQPGQEVDVPDGGWRVSMSLPFAWNEGTSNARSRDVWQALFDIDACPEQVLVRNYQPGDRIAPLGLGGQKKIHDVFIDTKVPPLLRRSLPLIQVGDLLAWVPGCVRGEVAKISVTTRRVCRVTVIPLPEK